The Juglans microcarpa x Juglans regia isolate MS1-56 chromosome 2S, Jm3101_v1.0, whole genome shotgun sequence genome has a window encoding:
- the LOC121252477 gene encoding aldehyde dehydrogenase family 3 member H1-like, translated as MESITFQLLRDYSAVGFGANRAFSYRFTRKSNQTRVSFPKLIRTSSGFKSCSATLSLMVEVEEKPKFDADKAALLVKEVRKSFNSGKTRSYEWRVSQLKSIEKMIEEKEMEITEALHKDLSKPAFEAFISEISQVKSSCKLALKELSSWMIPEKVKTSLTTYPSSAEIVSEPLGVVLVISTWNFPFLLSLDPVIGAISAGNAVVLKPSEIAPATSLLLSNLVQEYLDNSAIRVVEGAVDETTALLAQKWDKILYTGSARVARIVMAAAAKHLTPVILELGGKCPAVVDSNIDLQVAVRRIIAGKWACNNGQACIGVDYIITTSAFAPTLIHSLRHELEQFFGKDPMKSKDISRIVSSSHFARLVKLLDEENVSDKVVFGGQRDANQLKIAPTILLDVPEDSQIMQEEIFGPLMPIHTVEKLEDSFEVINSKQKPLAAYLFTNDEQLKKDFVQNISSGGMLINDAVIHVATEGLPFGGVGESGMGSYHGKFSFDAFSHKKAVLYRSFAGDTSIRYPPYSPEKQRLLKALISGNIISIILALIGWSRD; from the exons ATGGAGAGCATCACCTTCCAGCTCTTGCGGGACTACAG TGCAGTTGGTTTTGGAGCTAACAGGGCATTCTCTTACCGTTTTACAAGAAAGAGCAATCAAACACGAGTTTCCTTCCCCAAACTTATCAGAACATCATCTGG CTTTAAAAGTTGTTCAGCCACTCTGTCATTGATGGTGGAGGTGGAAGAGAAACCAAAGTTTGACGCAGACAAAGCGGCTCTACTAGTTAAGGAGGTCAGGAAGAGCTTTAACTCCGGCAAGACAAGGAGCTACGAATGGAGAGTGTCCCAGTTGAAGAGCATTGAGAAGATGATAGAAGAAAAGGAGATGGAGATTACCGAAGCTCTTCATAAGGACCTCTCAAAGCCCGCTTTCGAGGCCTTTATTTCCGAG ATTTCACAGGTAAAATCCTCGTGTAAGTTAGCACTAAAAGAATTGAGCAGTTGGATGATTCCAGAAAAG GTCAAAACTTCACTTACCACATATCCTTCATCAGCAGAAATCGTGTCAGAACCTTTAGGAGTTGTGTTGGTCATCTCGACATGGAACTTTCCTTTCT TGTTATCTCTTGATCCGGTCATTGGAGCTATTTCAGCTGGCAATGCTGTGGTCTTAAAACCGTCAGAAATTGCTCCTGCCACATCATTGCTGCTCTCAAATTTAGTACAGGAATATCTAGACAATTCTGCCATAAGAGTTGTTGAAGGGGCTGTTGATGAAACTACTGCACTACTTGCGCAGAAGTGGGATAAGATACTTTATACag GTAGTGCAAGGGTTGCTCGCATCGTGATGGCTGCTGCTGCAAAGCATCTTACACCCGTAATCCTGGAACTTGGAGGAAAGTGCCCTGCTGTTGTTGATTCAAACATTGACTTACAA GTTGCTGTTAGGAGGATAATTGCTGGCAAGTGGGCATGCAATAACGGGCAAGCTTGTATCGGTGTTGATTATATTATAACAACAAGTGCCTTTGCTCCAACGTTG ATACATTCTTTAAGGCATGAACTGGAGCAATTTTTTGGGAAAGATCCAATGAAATCAAAAGACATTTCCCGCATTGTGAGCTCATCCCACTTTGCTCGTCTGGTAAAGCTGTTGGATGAGGAAAATGTATCTGATAAAGTTGTGTTTGGAGGTCAAAGGGATGCGAATCAATT aAAGATAGCTCCAACCATCTTGTTGGATGTCCCAGAGGACTCCCAGATAATGCAGGAGGAGATATTTGGGCCTTTAATGCCCATCCACACT GTTGAGAAGTTGGAAGACAGCTTTGAGGTGATAAACTCGAAACAAAAGCCTCTTGCTGCATATCTCTTCACTAATGATGAGCAGCTGAAGAAGGATTTTGTGCAAAATATATCTTCAGGAGGAATGCTCATCAATGATGCCGTTATACAT GTTGCTACGGAGGGTTTACCTTTCGGTGGAGTTGGGGAGAGTGGAATGGGCTCATACCATGGGAAATTCTCTTTTGATGCTTTTAGCCATAAGAAGGCAGTTCTATACAGAAGTTTTGCTGGAGATACATCCATAAGGTACCCACCATACTCACCCGAAAAGCAAAGACTACTGAAGGCCCTGATCAGTGGTAACATAATTTCCATAATACTTGCTTTGATTGGATGGTCAAGAGATTGA